Proteins from a single region of Dyadobacter fanqingshengii:
- a CDS encoding DUF2279 domain-containing protein — MVAIKTHLSRLSLPLVLAFYISNPVFAQKDSLRTDPPTSDSVQTVKPNYALLRGIFAAQSALYLGTIYGLSKSWYKNPLTKFTFQDDTREWLQMDKMGHVYTSYQIARHTAELYKKTGISKRQMLVYGAISGIIFQTPIEILDGFSPDYGFSPGDMIANISGSVLYLGQIALWDEVRIQPKFSFHYTSLSKVRPELLGTNRSESWLKDYNGQTYWFSGSPRTFFKNSGWPAWLCLSVGYGIHDMVSAEKETSIERGYHPYRQYYLSLDIDLTKIKTKSKLVRTIGFFANSIKIPAPALQISKKGIDFKPFYF; from the coding sequence ATGGTGGCTATTAAAACGCATTTGTCGCGATTATCTCTGCCGCTGGTTCTCGCTTTTTACATTTCCAATCCGGTATTTGCGCAAAAGGATTCCTTACGGACCGACCCGCCCACAAGTGATTCAGTTCAAACTGTAAAGCCTAATTATGCATTACTACGGGGCATATTTGCAGCCCAATCTGCACTTTACCTCGGAACGATCTATGGCCTGAGCAAATCCTGGTACAAAAACCCGTTGACCAAGTTTACATTTCAGGATGATACGCGCGAGTGGCTGCAAATGGACAAAATGGGGCACGTTTACACATCGTATCAGATTGCAAGGCATACGGCAGAGCTTTACAAAAAAACAGGCATTTCGAAACGGCAAATGCTGGTCTATGGCGCCATTTCAGGCATTATTTTCCAAACGCCCATAGAAATACTGGATGGGTTTTCTCCCGATTATGGCTTTTCGCCGGGAGACATGATCGCCAACATTTCCGGGTCCGTCCTTTACCTGGGCCAGATCGCGCTTTGGGATGAAGTGCGAATCCAGCCAAAGTTTTCTTTTCACTACACATCATTGTCAAAAGTGAGGCCCGAACTGCTGGGCACCAATCGTTCGGAAAGTTGGCTGAAAGACTATAATGGGCAGACATACTGGTTTTCCGGCAGTCCCCGAACATTTTTTAAAAACAGCGGCTGGCCCGCCTGGCTCTGTCTGTCTGTGGGCTACGGCATTCACGACATGGTTTCTGCCGAAAAAGAGACGAGCATTGAACGGGGTTATCATCCGTACCGTCAATATTATTTGTCCCTGGACATTGATTTGACAAAGATTAAAACGAAAAGTAAGCTGGTCAGGACGATCGGCTTTTTTGCCAATTCAATTAAAATTCCTGCCCCGGCTTTACAAATCAGCAAAAAAGGCATTGATTTTAAACCGTTTTACTTTTAA
- a CDS encoding Smr/MutS family protein, whose protein sequence is MNIGDKVRLVHGREEGVIYSFLPGNIVEIEIEDGFRIPVLRNEIVTISPVEGQRLVKEQDSRKIGSQQDIIVPRNAPFAEKGIYLAFVAVNDRAVTMHIINNSDWILPFTAVAINEQVSTGLAGGVLQPRTAQKLSELIMKDFETWPVFEFKMLYYREGNHHLPQPLTKKVKCRAQSFYKNKGKAPVLGKEAFVYQIDEENPKTEAIASPENLSNDLKTSLMGGGKAETPVLEKPGQVVDLHIEKLTKHVGSLSNDSILKTQLSVFESSLESAIANGMEEITFIHGAGSGVLRTELHRRLGKNQHVNYFKDAQKEKFGYGATLVKIK, encoded by the coding sequence ATGAATATAGGAGATAAAGTAAGACTTGTGCATGGACGGGAGGAAGGCGTTATTTATTCGTTTTTGCCCGGAAATATTGTTGAAATAGAAATCGAGGACGGATTTCGGATCCCGGTATTGCGGAACGAGATCGTGACCATTTCACCCGTTGAGGGTCAGCGGCTTGTGAAGGAGCAGGATTCCAGGAAAATAGGGTCGCAGCAGGACATTATAGTGCCAAGAAACGCGCCGTTTGCAGAAAAGGGCATTTACCTGGCTTTCGTTGCCGTTAATGACCGCGCTGTAACAATGCATATCATTAATAATTCAGATTGGATTTTGCCGTTTACTGCGGTCGCTATCAATGAGCAGGTCAGCACCGGTTTGGCCGGTGGCGTGCTGCAACCGCGTACTGCGCAGAAATTATCAGAGCTGATCATGAAGGATTTTGAAACATGGCCTGTGTTTGAATTCAAAATGCTCTATTACCGTGAAGGCAACCATCATTTGCCACAGCCTTTGACCAAAAAAGTCAAATGCAGGGCGCAGTCATTTTACAAAAATAAGGGCAAAGCGCCGGTGTTGGGAAAGGAAGCTTTCGTGTACCAGATTGACGAGGAAAATCCAAAAACGGAAGCCATTGCGAGCCCGGAGAATCTTTCCAATGATTTGAAAACAAGCTTAATGGGTGGTGGCAAAGCGGAAACTCCTGTTTTGGAAAAGCCCGGACAGGTTGTGGATCTGCACATTGAAAAACTGACTAAACATGTAGGGTCACTTTCTAATGACTCGATCCTGAAAACGCAACTTTCCGTATTTGAAAGCAGCCTTGAGTCTGCCATAGCGAATGGAATGGAGGAAATAACATTTATTCATGGTGCCGGAAGCGGGGTTTTACGGACTGAATTGCACAGGAGGCTAGGGAAGAACCAGCATGTAAATTATTTTAAAGACGCTCAAAAAGAAAAATTCGGCTACGGTGCAACCCTCGTTAAGATCAAATAA
- a CDS encoding DUF4403 family protein, whose translation MEEYKYSDNQIQNEKHLSVLNVPVEIPISEIENQINAKIKGLIYEDNSYEDEDNDNLKAKVWKISPIKVVAIDSSFLFEVPLKIWVSAGYKISPLGITMSGYKDTEFSIKIRLISKIGIASNWAIKSETYVDSYDWISDPNIKVAGINIPIKSMASRLLNKNFDKITQAIDEQVASNIELKKNAELAWNIARQPVLLSKEFDTWLSIVPTSVVMTPLLAKNNILRSVIGIKGYTQTITSATKPAIPAVLKMPDLQIVNKVSEDFKVGLISVVSYAEAARLATAKFAGEKFSFLAGQYNVEVTSIDMYGQNEKLVIKAGLKGSINGDIYLKGVPYYDPVTQQLSLKGLDYDLDTKNSIVKTAGWLLQGQFGRMMERKMVFPMGEQIGDAKKTIQKALSNLKVTEGVILKGNLTDITPDRVYLTPEHLYSVVFANGNVNLKVNGLKGI comes from the coding sequence ATGGAAGAATATAAGTACTCTGATAATCAGATCCAGAATGAAAAGCATTTGTCTGTGCTGAATGTTCCGGTGGAGATCCCCATTTCCGAAATAGAGAATCAGATCAATGCGAAAATCAAGGGGTTGATATACGAGGACAACAGCTATGAGGATGAAGATAATGACAATCTCAAAGCCAAAGTCTGGAAAATAAGCCCGATTAAGGTCGTTGCAATAGATTCCTCTTTTTTATTTGAAGTCCCTCTTAAAATCTGGGTCAGTGCAGGTTACAAGATCAGTCCTTTGGGTATCACCATGTCCGGATATAAGGATACCGAGTTTTCCATCAAGATCAGGCTGATCTCCAAAATCGGTATCGCTTCCAATTGGGCTATCAAGTCTGAGACTTATGTGGACAGCTACGACTGGATCTCCGATCCAAACATTAAAGTTGCCGGCATTAACATTCCGATCAAAAGCATGGCGAGTCGGCTTCTGAATAAAAATTTTGACAAGATAACACAGGCGATTGACGAGCAGGTGGCCAGCAACATTGAGCTTAAAAAGAATGCGGAACTGGCCTGGAACATTGCCCGTCAACCCGTTTTGTTGTCAAAGGAATTCGATACATGGCTGTCCATTGTGCCCACGTCGGTTGTAATGACACCTTTACTAGCTAAAAACAACATTCTTCGATCCGTTATTGGTATTAAGGGCTACACGCAAACAATTACATCGGCAACCAAGCCAGCAATTCCTGCTGTTTTAAAAATGCCGGACTTACAGATTGTGAACAAGGTTTCGGAGGATTTCAAGGTCGGATTGATCAGCGTAGTTTCTTATGCAGAGGCCGCTCGCCTGGCCACCGCGAAATTTGCCGGAGAAAAATTTTCGTTCCTGGCCGGCCAGTATAATGTTGAGGTCACTTCCATTGATATGTATGGCCAAAACGAAAAGCTGGTGATAAAAGCGGGTTTAAAAGGGAGCATTAATGGTGACATTTACCTGAAAGGAGTGCCTTATTACGACCCGGTAACGCAGCAATTATCGCTTAAAGGCCTTGATTATGACTTGGATACGAAAAACTCTATTGTGAAAACGGCAGGTTGGCTTCTGCAAGGGCAATTTGGTCGGATGATGGAGCGGAAAATGGTTTTCCCAATGGGGGAGCAGATCGGTGATGCTAAAAAAACGATACAAAAAGCATTGTCAAATCTGAAAGTAACCGAGGGTGTCATTTTAAAGGGTAACTTAACGGATATTACACCGGACAGAGTTTATTTAACACCGGAACACCTTTATTCTGTTGTATTTGCGAATGGAAATGTTAATCTGAAGGTCAACGGATTAAAGGGAATTTGA
- a CDS encoding OmpA family protein, with amino-acid sequence MKRKNLYVALICLSLLSLNTSAQNRTYEGPNKMNTWSITGYGGITKFFGDLTEYNGFKRGDNEKLTGGWGLSINKQLSPIFGVQIVGFNGRLQGSKAGHISSLSNHEYNATFNSPSFVQVSLDGTANLNRLLFGYKKLRRWKVDAHLGWGIIYYHTDVDYINVTTGEEKSFSTNTDASSKTAGEWERNGSTYTREWVMPVGLSVHYELTPRFDLGLDYTHNFVNTEKLDATVGGLSDYSTQQGIWTFQKGESGNDAYGIATIALTYKLGKNAVMAKKGKYDAGSGRYHLRWANPQSLIPIPYNPTMEDADSIAKANMPKPVDPRLYTDSDGDGVADLFDKEPNTPIGSIVSGGGVAMDLDKIIRDAIKNNLPKDECEALFSNIEFDTDKAIIRNPSKETLSKVVELLNMRTNCRIVLVGHTDARASDAYNVSLSRRRVDAAKRFLIRAGITDPSRIIIEHYGEYRPIAENTTVEGLQSNRRVEIKILPNNTIRSTYPAGFRP; translated from the coding sequence ATGAAGAGAAAGAATCTTTACGTTGCTTTGATTTGTTTGTCCCTACTGAGTTTGAATACGTCTGCCCAAAATCGAACGTATGAAGGACCCAATAAAATGAACACCTGGTCTATCACAGGTTACGGGGGGATTACCAAATTCTTCGGAGATTTAACAGAGTACAATGGCTTCAAACGCGGAGACAACGAAAAATTAACCGGAGGCTGGGGATTGTCCATCAACAAACAGCTTTCTCCTATTTTCGGTGTTCAGATCGTTGGATTCAATGGCCGTCTGCAAGGTTCAAAAGCTGGCCACATTAGCTCATTATCAAATCATGAGTACAACGCTACATTTAATAGCCCATCATTCGTTCAGGTTTCTTTGGACGGAACAGCCAATCTGAACCGTCTGTTATTCGGTTACAAGAAATTGCGCAGATGGAAAGTAGACGCGCATTTAGGTTGGGGTATCATTTACTACCACACGGATGTAGATTATATTAATGTTACGACTGGTGAAGAAAAGTCTTTTTCTACAAACACGGATGCCAGCTCGAAAACAGCCGGAGAGTGGGAACGTAATGGTTCTACTTATACACGTGAATGGGTAATGCCTGTGGGGCTGTCAGTACATTATGAGTTGACACCACGATTCGATTTAGGCTTAGATTACACGCATAACTTTGTGAATACTGAAAAGTTGGATGCAACGGTTGGTGGATTAAGCGATTACTCAACACAACAGGGCATCTGGACATTTCAAAAAGGTGAGTCAGGAAACGATGCTTACGGAATTGCGACCATCGCATTAACTTACAAACTGGGTAAGAATGCTGTAATGGCTAAAAAAGGTAAATACGATGCAGGAAGCGGCCGTTACCACTTGCGTTGGGCTAATCCTCAGTCACTGATTCCAATTCCTTACAACCCAACAATGGAAGATGCAGATTCAATTGCAAAAGCAAACATGCCTAAGCCAGTTGATCCACGTCTTTACACAGATTCAGATGGAGACGGTGTAGCGGATCTTTTTGATAAAGAACCAAATACGCCAATCGGAAGCATCGTTTCAGGTGGTGGAGTTGCAATGGATCTTGATAAAATCATCAGAGATGCAATCAAAAACAACTTGCCAAAAGACGAATGCGAAGCATTGTTCAGCAACATCGAATTCGATACTGACAAAGCGATTATCCGCAATCCTTCGAAAGAAACTTTAAGCAAAGTAGTTGAGCTGCTGAACATGCGTACAAACTGCCGCATCGTTTTGGTTGGTCACACGGATGCACGTGCTTCGGACGCATACAACGTATCTCTTTCACGTCGTCGTGTTGATGCTGCCAAGCGCTTCCTGATCCGCGCCGGAATTACTGATCCTAGCCGTATCATCATAGAACATTACGGTGAGTATCGCCCAATCGCTGAGAACACAACAGTTGAAGGTTTGCAATCAAACCGTCGTGTTGAAATCAAGATCTTGCCAAATAACACGATTCGCTCAACATATCCTGCTGGTTTCCGCCCTTAG